The nucleotide sequence gcgcgctcCGTCAGCGCCGTCCGCCGCAtgctcgccgcgctctccgACATGCCCGCCGGCGGGGAGCCGTCGCCCGTGGTGGCCGTCGTCGATGGCCGGAAGAAGgattgagagaggagaggtgcCAGTGTTTGAATTGATTTGTTGCGACAAGTACGCGGAGCTAAAATGGATGATATATTGCTCCTGTTGCTTGCTGGATGTTCACCATTCTTTGATCCGATTCATTTCGTTTGATTTGTATGCATGTCAATACTACATAgtgaattttggttgttatttttgttaatgGTACTGTAACATTTTACATTGGCTCAATTTGCTCAGTACCATCGAGAACGTtgggagataaaaaaaaagattgccgTATGTTGTTGATTCGTGAGGCTTAATTCTCAGATAGTACAATGATATTTCTGAAACttctattttgaattttattaacaaatttaaataaatggTTCTTTATGTTTCTTAGCCCTTATCGGTGGGATAGAAGTAGAACAGCCCATCGAACGTCAGATCAAACTGTTAGGCCTAACTTTTCAGTTGGGCTTCACCAAGGAAAAAATTCAGAGTAAACCAACGGGCCTCATTGTCCCAAGATCCAAATCGCCCGGATCAAACGGCATGAGTTGACCAACTCGTCTGGTAATGCATGCCATGGACCATGGCATCCCTAATCCAGGATTAGAAAAAGAAGGCGTCTCCCTATGCATGGAGCATGGTTGGCTAGCATTTCTTATCTGCCTCAATGCCCTCGTGAATGAACCCCTAAACCCTTCAAAACCCAGGGGAATTGACCTCCCCAAAACCTCAAAATCCAAGGGAATCACGCTTACAAACCAAGCAAAACGGACGTGGTTTGGACCACTCTCTACCAGATTGTTCGTCCCATTACTTGCTTTTTCTTGAGTGTGGTTGGGACATGAGATCCTCTTTTTGTCACAGCAAAATCCAGAGATGATGTGTCCTACAGCTCACTGATCATATCAACTCCAATGCAGTTACAGGCTTACAGCAATGTTCAACGAAGACAAGaagagaaagggaaaaaagttccttttttttttcttttcacccACTGCATTACGTGCACGCCAGTAGAGTTTTTTCACATGCAATGTTCATGAACTGTTCCCAAAATCTCAAGCAAAATCACCTATAAAAAGAGCACACACTTGGCTCTTTCAAAAGCCCCAATCTTGTGCACGCATCACCGTTTGCAACCCAGCAACAACATCATCATCGCTCACATCCGCATCTCCACACAAAAAACCCTTATCTTCTCCTGTGGATTGCAGTCCATTTTCCATCCAACCAATCCAAGATAAGAGCAGCCAAAACCCCTGCCATCCTCCCAAAACCCAGATCCACAACTCCCGAAGAATTGGGGCTGCACAGGAAGGGTATAAAGCTCAGTACAGTGAGAAGTGTTTCTTGGTGTTGGCCCCAAATATCTTGCAGTGAAAAAGGTTAGGAATTTGAGGGTTCTTGGTAATCTTGAAGTGAAAAAGGTGGGATATTTGAGGGGTTTTGTGGCTGTATTATTTGGGGGAGGTGTTTGCGTCATGGATGTGTCTGTCCCACCAACCAATTATCCGAAATCTTTATCCTCGATTATCAAATGCCATCGTCGTCGTGCGGCAATAAACAATTGCCATTCAGTCGTCTCGCATCCGCCGCTCTCGCACTcgaaccaccaccaccgctcgcTGCGTGTGAGatccagcgccgccgtcgcgccgccgctgccgccgccgctggtggtGCCGATGACGACGCCGAAGCCGAGCCCGACGATCCGGAGGCTGGACGTGGCGTCGCCGGTGCCGGCGGACATCGACATCGCCAACGCCGTCTCGCCGCTCCCCATCGCCGACATCGCCGCGGAGCTCGGCCTGCGCCCCGAGCACTTCGATCTCTACGGCAAGTACAAGGCCAAGGTGCGTGCGCCGCTTCCAAAGATGCGGATTGGGTTGTCGCGCGATGCGATGCgatttgttgatgattttttttttcgcttgtTCTTTTTTGCAGGTGTTGCTGTCTGTTCTTGATGAGTTGAAAGGGCAGCAGGATGGGTACTACGTGGTGGTCGGCGGCATCACGCCGACGCCGCTCGGGGAGGGCAAGTCGACCACCACCGTTGGGCTGTGCCAGGCGCTGGGTGCGTTTCTTGATAAAAAGGTGAGAGGCTTTCCATGCCACTTTCGCTTGTTCTATAATCGACAGGGTATCTTGGTTACTTATTGGTTATAGATAAAGTTTGTGATTGGTGTTGAGGTAAACAATCAGTTTGCTTGGCACAATAGTATCAGCCTGTGAGCTTTGTTGATTAGATTTAAGTCTTTTTATGCTGTCGTAGTAGCACACTAGCACCTGTATATTGGATGCAGGCACTGTCCTTTTTAAATTCTGCAGTGGTCTAGTGGAATCAAGAATTCTGTCAGTTTGGTTTGATTTATTTGTCAAACTTATTAATATCAAATCTTCATTGGTGCATTGTCAGAACTCCATGGTAGAACTGAACTCTCTGTGTTTATTTATATTTGCCTGCAAGAGTCATGTTGATAAATTCTCTCTCACCAAGCAATTTTCAGGAAAAACAAAATCCTAATGTTTAAATACTTGATACAATGCTCTGTTCTGGGGGTCTGGGATGACTTTATTTGTTTCTTGTAACAGTCATGATAGACTGCATGGTTCTTTATATGTCTCTAACCATCATGAACGTAGTATAAGTGGCGAATGTTGATACTGATACATAGAGTATATTATGCATTCCAGAGCATATTGAAACGATTGACATATCGATGTACatattatgtttatttttttatagagtaTATATTATGTTATTGATATGCTTTACTACTTTACTCAATATTAATGTTGCTATTATAGGTTGTCACTTGCCTCCGTCAACCATCACAAGGGCCTACTTTTGGAATCAAGGGGGGTGCTGCTGGAGGTGGCTACAGCCAAGTCATACCCATGGATGAGTTCAATCTTCATCTTACAGGAGATATCCATGCAATTACAGCTGCAAACAATCTTCTTGCTGCTGCTATCGATACAAGGATTTTCCATGAGGCTTCACAATCAGACAAAGCGCTGTTCAATAGACTATGTCCGCCAAACAAAGAAGGAAAGAGGCGCTTTGCTGATGTAATGCTCAGACGCCTGATAAAGCTTGGAATCTCAAAGACAGATCCTAATGAGCTTACTCCAGATGAAGTTAGACGCTTTGCAAGACTTGACATAGACCCTGAATCCATTACTTGGAGACGGGTCATGGATGTAAATGACCGGTTCCTGAGAAAAATCACTATTGGACAAGGCCCTGATGAAAAAGGTATGGTGAGAGAAACAGGCTTTGACATAGCTGTAGCTAGTGAGATAATGGCCGTATTAGCTCTTACAACTTCCCTTGCTGACATGAGGGAAAGGCTTGGAAGAATGGTGATAGGGAACAGCAAGGCAGGTGAGCCTATTACTGCTGATGATCTTGGTGTTGGGGGTGCCTTGACTGTCCTAATGAAAGATGCCATCCATCCAACGCTCATGCAAACTCTTGAAGGCACTCCTGTGTTAGTGCACGCTGGACCTTTTGCTAATATTGCTCATGGAAACTCTTCGATAGTTGCTGATAAAATTGCACTGAAGTTGGTTGGGAAGGGTGGATATGTAGTTACAGAGGCAGGTTTTGGTTCTGATATTGGAACTGAGAAATTCATGGATATAAAGTGTAGATATAGTGGATTAATGCCTCAGTGTGCTATTATTGTGGCCACAATTAGAGCTCTTAAAATGCATGGTGGGGGCCCTGATGTTGTGGCTGGGAAGCCTTTGGATCATGCATATGTGAGTGAAAATGTGGCTCTTGTTGAAGCTGGATGCGTCAATCTTGCTAAACATATCGCAAACACAAAGAGTTATGGAGTTAATGTTGTAGTTGCAATCAACAAGTTTGCATCAGATACTGAAGCAGAAATGGACGTGGTGCGAAATGCGTCTTTGGCTGCTGGTGCTTTTGATGCTGTTGTCTGCACTCACCATGCGCATGGTGGTAAAGGAGCGGTTAGTTTTCTGTCATTGCATTAATTATTAATCCAGTCATGTCTATACATCTTGACCTATTTTTTAACTAAATCTTCCACTCTTTATGGGCAATGTTTGATTGTGAATCAGTAAATTGTGTTCTGGTACTTATGTTTTACCTAATTATGTTTACAAACTTTGTGACTTTGCTCTTTCATGCCTAGCAAAAATTTGCCTCAAAATAATTGTGCTCCTGGCAGGTTTTCCAGTTTGCTTAAGTTATAAACTGTGGACAGTGTTATGATATGTGACGCCCATGCATCTCTTATTTTATTTCTCCATTATTGTCTAGCATATTGTTTTAATGGGAATTCTGTGCTTATTTCTTCCATCTACGAAGAGTGTGAAGGTTGAAATCGTCAGCATTAAACTGATGTCTGTTCTACCATTTAACTTGTTTTCAGGTTGATCTTGGACTCGCGGTTCAACGGGCATGTGAGAGCCAGGCAGACCCTCTGAAATTTTTGTATCCTTTAGAATCTGGCATAAAGGAGAAGATTGAGTCAATAGCTAAGTTCTATGGTGCTAGCGGCGTTGAATACTCTGAACAGGTATCCTTGCTACTACCTCCTATTCTGATTACTGTGTTTGAGATTGTATCTACTATCTTTCTCCCATGCCTTTCATTTCACACTGAAAGAGGAATCCCCTGATGTTCATGCTTTTGACACTGATGAACATGCTGTGGGAATGGCATTAGACAGATACACTGAACACATAACATTCTGCTTTATTCTGCTGACTGACTGACTTCCGTGCAGGCGGAGAAGCAGATTGAAATGTATACCAAGCAAGGCTTCTCAAACCTCCCAATATGCATGGCGAAAACTCAGTACTCGTTTTCGCATGTTCCATCCATGAAGGGCGCGCCGTCTGGCTTCGTGCTTCCTATCAGGGATGTGAGGGCCAGCATTGGAGCCGGTTTCATCTACCCACTGGTTGGCACCATGAGCACAATGCCTGGTCTTCCTACAAGGCCCTGCTTCTACGAAATCGACGTCGACACAGCCACTGGCAAAGTCATGGGTCTGTCATAAGCGTTTCTGGAATGGATTGCAATTTGGGGCACAATTGTGTAGTTGCAAATTTTGGGACATTCCCTTAGCTGAATAATAGCCTCAGTGGCTTCCTGCAAGTGCAGCaatacatttttctttttgagttTCTTGGTGACTGTAAATCAGTAAATGTGGTCGAACCATACTGTTCAGACTCTGTTCCAATGCCCCATGTTTCAGCTTAACATGCTTTCTCTGATTCTTCCTGTCTTTTGCTGAATTTTCTTTGGTTCACTTAAAATTTTTGTTTAATATTGAAACAATTGATTTCCCTATTATGTAATAGTCGACGAACTGGTGGCAACTGGCAAGTTATGGCTGCACAGATCGCAAGAATGGCTTTCTATCCATCCCATCAGGCCGGGCAAGAATTTCAGAATAAAAATTGTTGCAAGCTGACGCCAGAAAGTAGAAGAGCAATGTCGAGTAAGAAATGAAAATGAATAATAACGCACAAGGCCACCTCCAATCCAATTCTCCATCGTCTCTCACTTCGGATTGTAACTTTTTTTCTAaccattttaatttttaattttaaaatttaaatttaaaaaatgagcACTCCCAAAACTTAATACAAATCCAAACCTTTTGAAATACgaacctttttttaaaaaagttcgTATTTAATTTTTGGgaaggtttatttttaaaattaaatttaattttaaattaattttaaattttaaaattgagcACTCCCAAAGCTTAAtacaaatccaaaaattttgaaatacGAACCTTTTCAAAATCTTCGTATTTAATTTTTGTgagggtttatttttaaaattaaaaattttaaaggtccaaaattttttttagaaagatcGTCGGATTGCAGCTCTGCTTGTCTGCACCAATAAAGCCCACGATAGGAATACAGCCCACCCCGGCCCAACCTGccacccgccaccgccaccgcgcctcgccggcggcgatcgcCGACATCTCATCCCATCGCATGGCCAGTCGCGAACCCAGCGAATCGCGCGGCAAAGCAAACGAACCGCGAAAGAAGAGGTGTGTCCTTCTCCTCCACGGAATCGGAGCCCGTCTCGCCTACGTACGGCTATCCGATCCGCCCTAGGTTCCGGGACACGCCGCGTCGCGCATATCAGGGAACCAATTTCCTTACGCCGGCGGATCGTGGGGCAATGGATCACTCTGAGCAGAGCGTgcacgcggcggcgcacgacaTGGCGCTGATCGAGCGGCACCAGCCGTGGGAGATGCTGGACGGCATGGCGCTGTCCATCATCGACGACGCGTACGCCGCCGCGCTCGGCATCGTcgggcgcggcgaggagggctaCCACGGCGGCGTGGTCGAGATCAGCGCCGCCGACCCGGGCTCCCCGATGCTCACCGTCCACGCCAGCCGCGCCCACTGCCTCGTCGCCCTCAACGACagcccgcgcggcggcggcgacagcctGGTTTGCGCGTACCGGAGGTACACGTCCCCGAAGCAGAAGTGgcggccgcgccaccgcctcggcCGCGCCAGCGTCAGCGTCTCGCCGGGGACGCTCTACCTGTcccgcgccgacggcggcgccgccgccgccgtccccaggggccacggcgacgccgcggcggccgggggcGGCGTGCTGGCGATACTGGACATGATCGTGGCCCGCCTCGGCGCGGCGatcgggctggaggaggcgcTGCTCGCCATGGCCAGGACGAGCAGCTACGAGGGGCCCAAGGTGGATGAGATCCTCCGGGTGCGCAACGCGCTGGATGAGATCAGGAGCGAGATGGACCTCCCCGCGCTGATGCGGAGGCTTCTCCACAAGCGGCGGGGTGTCACGGAGATCACCACCTGCCGgccagccgccggcgccggcgccgccgcgacggaGCAGGACCAGGCCGACGAGACAGAGAGGTTGATGAAGAAGATGAGGCTCAAGTGCTAGACTAGTAGGCTGACTGAGGTTGCAGACAGAGGCGCGCATCAGCTCGCCGGTGAAGCTGCAGAAACCAAGCTTGAGATCGAAAGATGGATTAACCTCCACCCGTTTCTTTGCATATAaactaaataattaaaaaaaataaattcaaatttgactaatacaagttattaaaaaataacaaattaaactctaactagtatatgtatatttatagttaaatttattatttttataacttataaatagttgaatttgaatttacaaGTTTGtcaagtgatatattacatacgaatctatcttgtttttttttaaaaaaatatataaccatTCAATTGACATATAAGAAATggattgttatttttttaaaaaaatataactatttaatttatatataagaaACGGGTGAATGTCCCCGAGTGATTAAAAGAGTTTACCCTTGAGATCGACCATGCACAGGACAATGCATCGTTCTGCAACATTGATCTCGCTTATTTCATGGGAAAAGGTATATTTGTCTTTTGAGGAGATATTTCTAGTTTTTCATTtagttaaaaaaagtcaaagtgaTTTTCTGCAAATAAAAATTGGTGGGATAGATCAACATAACGTTATCACTTCGCAAACATGAGTCCAAATTTAACCtatgcatatagaaaaataaacgCGGGAAATTAGTAAGTATCACCACGTAATTTGGCCGGACGAATTAATTTTGTTACAATTTAGGGACACAGTTTGACCAAGTAATCTTCACGAGAATGAGGCCGGACCAACATATATTTCATTTGTTTTACACCCGTATTTCTGCGCTGTCAACGAACACGCGACTTCTTCAGACCTCTCGGAGCCTCGTTTCAGCAACGAAAATCTCAAGTGCAACAAGCGATCCAGCGTCACAGCGACCACAAACCTTCTCAACCCACATGGCTCACCAATGTCGCCATGAAACAGCTCAAACTCTTCAGCTAATCCACTGGCATAAGAGCTGATGTACAGATCGAAGCAGCTGCGAACATCTGATATGATGATCGAGCTCAACCGTGGCTTCCACTGCGTTGGGAAGAATTCTATGGACATGTCGACTGCGCCACAATGTCCATCGATGCGACCCGTGAATCTTCTGCAGCATTTTCTGCGTAGCTAGCTCATGGATGCCTAGTACTCCATCGATCAGCTGCTGATCGTCTTCTTGCTTTCCTGCTGACTTGATCCTCATGTCATCCTCAATCAGGGCAGGATAACCCATTGCGATTCCTCGTTTGGGGCTAGTCATTTCCATAAGAGAACCCTGCGAAATATCGTGGTATTTATTTTTAGCACTGATTCATAGCAAAGTCAGAAGGTGAGATATCGATGTAACGGAAGAAAAGCATTATTGCATTTTGGATCGGTGACTTTgctattaaattctgaaatatcatattataattatagtataatatttcaaaaatatcatacaatgtttataatatgatattaaATTCAGTgattaatacttcctccgtttcacaacatAAGTccttctagcatttttcacatttatattgagttaatgaatctaaatagatatatatgtctagattcattaatatcaatatgaatgtggaaaatgttagaatgacttacattgtgaaacagagataGTAGTAAAATTTGGacaaaaattctgaaatatcatattattaACATAAAATTGTATGttaataatatgattttttagaatttttgtctaaattttggaagtttttgtctcaagggtattttggtcatttgaataaaattatataatacTAACGGAGGCTAACCAGATGACGATGATAAattgtagaagttaagcaaaagtcgatggcatattggTAGGCTTGTGGTAAACTCGGTGGCATATAATGAATTCTCTCTAAAACTAAACCCAATGTCATAAGCAAATACAAACACAGTAAATAAAGCTACCCACGCAATGAGCTACCTCACTAGTTTTATTTGATTTAACCGAATTTTAATTCacttaaaaatcaaacatattttTTCCTCCAGCAAGTGATATTGGGTGAACTGTTTGCTACTGCTAGTAATGGCCGAATGGCTACACAGATCACAGCCCAAGATCACATAATAGCTTTCTACCCATTCCATCATATTGGGCTTCCGGCTAGAATGTCaacaaagaacaaaaaaatCGTTGCAAACTGACACCTGAAGAAGCAACAAAATGGGAGCAGAAAAAAATCACCAACTCTCCAATCTCCATCACGTCGGATTGCAACCCTTGCTCCTCTGCAAGAAAAAGCGCGAGAAAGCCCGGGAGACCAGTGGCCGGCCAAGTCGAGAGCGGCGTACGATCGAGCCACCACACACGGGCGAACACGCCGCCGGAATCCGTCAACACAAGGCCCTCGCCGACAGGGCGTCGCCAGTGGCCGGAAATTGACCCGGGCTCACGTGCCCCCGTGTCCTGTTTCCTCGAGCGGGCGCATGCATGGtggtcgctcgccgtcgctgtcgccgacGACCGGGAAAATTCATCGCGGGCCTGTGGCCGGACGGCCGGCGGAAGAAGGTCGCAATGGCAGTAAAGGCGTTTCCCACCGGTGCAGgtaccgatcgatcgatgcaggctgtgtttagttcacagtaaaattgaaagtttagttgaaattggaataatgtgacagaaaagctgtaagtttatatgtgtaggaaagttttgatgtgatgaaaaagttggaagtttaaagaattaGTAACTAAACACGGCGGCAGACATGGCAATTGCTGTTCAGTCAATGCGAAGGAAATTATTGGCCGCGTCATGGCAGTGACAGCTAACTGTGGAAGGCTTCGTCAGATCTGAATCATCTGATGCATACCGTTTAGGCGTTTACACGCCTTGACTTTAAAAAGAATCAACTTCTTCTGATTTCAATTTCAGAAGTTGGTTTATTTGGACAGGGGAAGGGGAAGTAACTCGTAGGGCCATGTGTCTCATCGTTTTGGCGTGTGTTATTCACTTGGGCACAAATTTTTCCTGTTTTAATTTCAACTGTACAAAATGAATAGTCCTGTCTGAAATAAATTGTTTATTATATTGTTAGAGAGGTTTTACGGTGTTTgcatttaaaaaaaaggtaaaaatctAACGCTCCACAATAAAATGTATCAATTAAAAGATATTTAAATATTAGCACAGATACTTAGGTAGTAATGGTACAAAGATAATTTTATAGGAGATAGATAAGCGTATAATTGTCTTAAGTATTAGTTCTAAGTACATAGATAGGTACAGTTAGTTATCATCTCTAGGACATTATTTACgtgttcttttttatatttatttttttcttaagaacAGATTCGCATGGTAATCATTCATTTCGTTTTTTACATGTTTTTGTAGAATTCACtaattaacaaaattttatatgTCTTAGGGAATTAAATAACTATTTTATAATATTATCCATACACTTAGATTTTAATATTGATTCCAAAATAACAATATCCCTGATTTACCTCATATCTAATAAAATGGAAACCACCTCTTGATTGGATGTCCATTTATTGGGCatatatgtgcatgcatgcagtccACGGATTGCATGCCACATTAAAAGGCCTGCAATTGCCCTAAAGTCTGCACCACAGGGCCAAATATCCAGAGACATTCGTTGTAGATTGCACAAATGCTCAACCAGGATGACTGTGTCTCCATGCGAGTGCACCTATTCAAAAACTCGAAGAAGAAGAATAGGGGAGGAGAACTCATTCCAGTCTCTTATATGAATGAAATTGTGAGCTATATAAATCACTAATCAACTGCATAAATGGAATCTTAGCGGATGCGCTTCGCCTTGCCATTGACCGGCTGACCTCATCTCCGCTTCAATCCTCAACCATGTTGACagttctccctttttttttctagtgaaCCAATTCAAACCCCAGTAAGAACGAAGTGATGtgggagaagagaaagaagacacaacctgattttttttccgtgTAGATCTAATCGATGCCTAGGTAGATTTACATTTTCTCTATCGTACATTAACGATCAACAAAGCAAGATATTCAATTCAGTAATAATGGCAATATTTCACTAGTTAATTACTTCATTACCATTGATTATGATAATTTTTATTCCATACATTGCCCCTCTCTTGATCAACAGTCTATATTACTCCAGCTCTCAATACCTCTAAGTACCTCACAAACATAGTAAAACCTTTCATATTATTAATACAAATTATCTGCTTGATTAtaggataaattaaatattttaaaaaatatatttaaaacaaCTTTAGAACAAGTAGTTTAAGCCGTGGGGCCACATCAGTGGATCGCAAGTGAACTGTGAAAGTTATgtttggctgctgctgctgctactactacagATTACAGAACGCAACAAACCAATGATCAATAACCCTGTCCTTGCTTGTATTATTGCTCATAACGGACAGTCATCAGGCTGGGTACTTAGAACAAGCAATTGCATGCTGGCACTATCACCAACAGTAATACTGATACACACATCTCATGGACATCATTACATGGACGTGATCTGAATCGTCTTTGAGCACTTTATCACTGGTCTGCTAATGTGCTGGACCTACCATAATGGTGTGCTTCGCGGGTCGCCTAAATGTGTACTAAACTGTCCCAGAAAAAGGCTTGATCATTGTCGGCATTTTTCTGTGCATGGCCATGAGTGCGTGCCTGCATGCTTGCAGTACTACCAGAGTAATTTTATCTGATAGCCATTACGTGCTTCTTAACCAATCAAATCCTGAAATAGATCTCCTTGTCTTTAGAGTAGAAATGTTGATTTTGCACTTGTAAGACTGAAGTCCATCGACCAATACGGGAAATAACTGCCTCCGTTTCTCACtaaataaagtttttttaacatttaggcataatgttttatttttcatcttattaaaagaaGTTAACTTTTAAAcctaactagctgggtggcccgcgtaattgcgcggctagcacccaaataaaatcatatatttttttaagtataattttacttaaaatttattaaatagctatctcattgtcttaagactttaaaagaccaaaccttatcatcctcgtgtttctaactatatatagttttaaaaattCACACCAGTTGCTATTCCTTACGtcatcttcttttttatttgcttactcgatctaccactatttctattcattcttcttaaaacctttaaaaattggattttatagtttttagagtttattgtcacgatgggtttcgtttttataatttctagatgtcccgtcaaacgttgctattatactcctctacggcccgtccactgtttcttctctttattgtcattgagattttaaaaatcgaacataattatcgtttgggttcatttttactttctacaAGTCCGGCTAAAccatcagcggctttgccattatactcctctacggctcgcccgctgcctcccttctttattgtcattgagattttaaaatcgaacataattatcattgggtttttttttactttttggaagttccaaacctttaaaaattggacttgcagtttcattttttataatttttagaagtcccatcaaacgatgccactataccCCCTCTACAACCCGTCCGCCgcatactctttattgtcattgtgattctaaacatctaacataactatcgttggaattcattttttattttctagaagtcctgtcaaccgtcggcggctctgcttctcctttttattgtcattgagattttaaaaatcaaatatgattatcaatggggtttattttttttactttctagaagtcctagCAACTGCCTTacttgtttgcttcacggcctgcctgacgtccctccttttaatcattgttaggattctatttggtgttttattaatattttttatatgtcgtatcaaccgccacccctctactcctttatagacctgctacttaatttatcttgtcatgtgttttagatggtcttttctttcaatagtctttatttttatcacaaattttagttatttataaattgtattcctaattgaagtattatttttctttttctaatttcagaatttattttttgagtaaatttcacaaaactacaggtattttgaccaagttatcacaaaactacagatttaaggagttgtatcacaaaactacatatttagcaccaaatttatcaaaaaattacagattttagattaagtatcataaaaatgcatatttaatattgaacttatcacaaaactataacttttggagtttaaatccctagcaccattgttatggtggagctataaacatcaatactttgtgattaaattgattctaaacctgtagttttgtgataatttagttactaaatatgtagttttgtgacacttcatcttaaatgtgtagttttgtgataaatttggtgttaaatgtgtagttttgtgatacatcgagttaaatctgtagttttgtgataatttggtcatagtatctgcagttttgtgaaatttactctttttaaaaaaatttagttaataccgtattatgttcttttaatatttgtattttttatttcaatttcagtggtttcaaaattgtattcatacttgaactctcttttagtttttctaattttggatattattttattt is from Oryza sativa Japonica Group chromosome 9, ASM3414082v1 and encodes:
- the LOC4347204 gene encoding formate--tetrahydrofolate ligase, with product MDVSVPPTNYPKSLSSIIKCHRRRAAINNCHSVVSHPPLSHSNHHHRSLRVRSSAAVAPPLPPPLVVPMTTPKPSPTIRRLDVASPVPADIDIANAVSPLPIADIAAELGLRPEHFDLYGKYKAKVLLSVLDELKGQQDGYYVVVGGITPTPLGEGKSTTTVGLCQALGAFLDKKVVTCLRQPSQGPTFGIKGGAAGGGYSQVIPMDEFNLHLTGDIHAITAANNLLAAAIDTRIFHEASQSDKALFNRLCPPNKEGKRRFADVMLRRLIKLGISKTDPNELTPDEVRRFARLDIDPESITWRRVMDVNDRFLRKITIGQGPDEKGMVRETGFDIAVASEIMAVLALTTSLADMRERLGRMVIGNSKAGEPITADDLGVGGALTVLMKDAIHPTLMQTLEGTPVLVHAGPFANIAHGNSSIVADKIALKLVGKGGYVVTEAGFGSDIGTEKFMDIKCRYSGLMPQCAIIVATIRALKMHGGGPDVVAGKPLDHAYVSENVALVEAGCVNLAKHIANTKSYGVNVVVAINKFASDTEAEMDVVRNASLAAGAFDAVVCTHHAHGGKGAVDLGLAVQRACESQADPLKFLYPLESGIKEKIESIAKFYGASGVEYSEQAEKQIEMYTKQGFSNLPICMAKTQYSFSHVPSMKGAPSGFVLPIRDVRASIGAGFIYPLVGTMSTMPGLPTRPCFYEIDVDTATGKVMGLS